In Callospermophilus lateralis isolate mCalLat2 chromosome 18, mCalLat2.hap1, whole genome shotgun sequence, one DNA window encodes the following:
- the Acp7 gene encoding acid phosphatase type 7: protein MSPRRGCCACCWLLLLSLGVQRAPGYPSAAPEQVHLSYPGEPGSMTVTWTTWVPAPSEVQFGLQPSGPLPLRARGSARPFVDGGILRRTLYMHRVTLRRLLPGAQYVYRCGSAQGWSRRFRFRALKNGVHWSPRLAVFGDLGADNPKAFPRLRRDTQQGLFDAVLHVGDFAYNMDQDNARVGDRFMRLIEPVAASLPYMTCPGNHEERYNFSNYKARFSMPGDNEGLWYSWDLGPAHIISFSTEVYFFLHYGRHLVQRQFRWLESDLQKANKNRAARPWIITMGHRPMYCSNADLDDCRWHESKVRKGLHGRLYGLEDLFYKYGVDLQIWAHEHSYERLWPVYNYQVFNGSLKFPYTNPRGPVHIITGSAGCEERLTPFSISPGPWSALRVKEYGYTRLHILNGTHVHIQQVSDDQDGKIVDDVWVVRPLVGRRMYH from the exons ATGAGCCCCCGCCGTGGCTGCTGCGCCTGCTGCtggctcctcctcctctccttggGAGTCCAGCGGGCCCCAGGATACCCCAGCGCTGCCCCAGAGCAAGTCCATCTGTCCTACCCAG GTGAGCCGGGCTCCATGACGGTGACCTGGACCACGTGGGTCCCCGCGCCGTCCGAAGTGCAGTTCGGGCTGCAGCCGTCGGGGCCCCTCCCGCTGCGGGCGCGGGGCAGCGCGCGGCCCTTCGTGGACGGCGGCATCCTGCGGAGGACGCTCTACATGCACCGGGTGACGCTGCGCCGGCTGCTGCCGGGGGCGCAGTACG TTTACCGCTGTGGCAGCGCCCAGGGCTGGAGCCGGCGGTTCCGCTTCCGGGCCCTGAAGAACGGGGTCCACTGGAGCCCCCGCCTGGCCGTGTTTGGGGACCTGGGGGCCGACAACCCCAAGGCCTTCCCCCGGCTGCGCAGAGACACCCAGCAGGGCCTGTTCGACGCCGTTCTCCATGTGG GAGACTTTGCCTACAACATGGATCAGGACAACGCGCGCGTCGGGGACAGGTTCATGCGGCTCATTGAACCCGTAGCTGCCAGCTTGCCATACATGACGTGCCCGGGGAATCACGAAGAACGCTA CAACTTCTCTAACTACAAGGCCCGATTTAGTATGCCAGGGGACAATGAAGGCCTGTGGTACAG CTGGGACCTGGGCCCCGCCCACATCATCTCCTTCTCCACCGAGGTGTATTTCTTTCTGCATTACGGCCGCCACCTGGTCCAGAGGCAGTTCCGCTGGCTGGAGAGCGACCTCCAG AAAGCCAATAAGAACCGGGCGGCGAGGCCCTGGATCATCACCATGGGCCACCGGCCCATGTACTGCTCCAACGCCGACCTGGACGACTGCAGGTGGCATGAAAGCAAG GTCCGCAAAGGCCTCCACGGCAGGCTGTACGGGCTGGAGGATCTCTTCTACAAATACG GAGTGGACCTGCAGATCTGGGCTCACGAACACTCCTATGAGCGACTGTGGCCAGTTTACAACTACCAG GTGTTCAATGGCAGCCTGAAGTTTCCCTACACCAACCCCCGAGGCCCTGTGCACATCATCACAGGATCCGCG GGCTGTGAGGAGCGACTGACCCCCTTTAGCATCTCCCCGGGGCCCTGGAGCGCCCTGCGCGTGAAGGAGTATGGGTACACCCGGCTGCACATCCTCAACGGGACCCACGTCCACATCCAGCAGGTGTCTGATGACCAG GACGGGAAGATCGTGGATGACGTCTGGGTGGTGAGGCCCCTGGTTGGCCGGAGGATGTACCACTAG